The proteins below come from a single Deltaproteobacteria bacterium genomic window:
- a CDS encoding HAMP domain-containing protein — protein MKKLSIGWRLFVAFAAVFVLFGFSGWYGTALLSQLVTELAKTNQTSWFHTEQAFEGFVVTSKLNQLALKLSLTTDATELGNINREIDSAGSLLANSIQELQKSKDKFGHEIIKNLENESINALSALTSAYGHINAERLAQGRNEIAQNVIPAINGMERVFATLLHRERADAQASIRKNENTQSAILIRIWITTAVILLLVIILAFLITRSISKPVLSVVNVANRVAKGDLTQNIEVRGGAEIGELQVAIAQMTKRLSHIIREVRSGVAALKNAAGHIALASQDLSQGTSQQAASIEETTASLEQMSSSINQNAQNSRRTEQVALKGAADAGRSGESVRDTVTAMRTIAEKISIIEEIAYQTNLLALNAAIEAARAGEHGRGFAVVATEVRKLAERSQTAAREIAMLATSSVEVANHSGKLLADLVPAIEQTASLVQEVSAASQEQSASVGQINRAMNQVDSVTQRNASAAEELASTSAEMAAQAESLRSIVDFFVVSDESTNLLQPSRSSALSNSQREEEFPS, from the coding sequence ATGAAAAAACTGAGTATTGGTTGGAGATTATTTGTAGCTTTTGCCGCAGTATTTGTACTTTTTGGTTTTAGCGGCTGGTATGGCACAGCGCTTTTATCACAGTTGGTGACTGAGTTAGCTAAAACCAACCAAACAAGTTGGTTTCATACTGAGCAAGCCTTTGAGGGCTTTGTTGTAACATCAAAATTAAATCAACTCGCTCTTAAATTAAGTCTCACAACTGATGCTACTGAACTTGGCAATATTAACCGTGAAATCGACAGTGCGGGTTCCTTGCTTGCTAACAGTATACAAGAGTTGCAGAAGTCTAAAGATAAGTTTGGTCACGAAATAATTAAAAACCTTGAAAATGAAAGCATTAATGCCCTCAGTGCGCTAACTTCTGCTTATGGGCACATCAATGCTGAAAGACTAGCTCAAGGTCGCAATGAAATTGCGCAAAATGTTATACCCGCAATAAATGGTATGGAGCGTGTCTTTGCTACTTTACTTCACCGTGAAAGAGCTGATGCTCAGGCTAGCATAAGAAAAAATGAAAACACCCAAAGTGCTATTTTAATACGCATTTGGATTACCACTGCAGTTATTTTACTACTGGTTATCATCCTTGCGTTTCTAATCACCCGCAGCATTAGTAAACCCGTGCTTTCAGTAGTCAATGTTGCTAATCGCGTCGCCAAGGGAGATTTAACCCAAAATATAGAAGTGAGGGGCGGCGCCGAAATTGGTGAACTCCAAGTGGCAATTGCACAAATGACTAAACGCTTATCACACATTATCCGCGAAGTACGTAGTGGCGTAGCTGCTTTAAAAAACGCCGCTGGTCATATCGCTTTGGCGTCACAAGATCTTTCACAAGGCACCTCCCAGCAAGCCGCTTCAATCGAAGAAACTACTGCTAGTTTAGAACAAATGAGTTCTTCGATTAATCAAAACGCACAAAATAGCCGCCGTACCGAACAAGTAGCCCTTAAAGGTGCCGCTGATGCGGGTCGCAGCGGCGAATCAGTTCGCGATACAGTTACAGCTATGCGTACTATTGCAGAAAAAATATCAATAATTGAAGAAATTGCATATCAAACCAATTTGCTGGCGCTTAATGCCGCTATCGAGGCCGCGCGTGCCGGAGAGCATGGTCGCGGTTTTGCTGTGGTCGCTACTGAGGTACGAAAACTTGCTGAGCGCAGCCAAACTGCCGCTAGAGAAATTGCGATGTTGGCTACTTCAAGTGTTGAAGTAGCTAATCATTCTGGAAAGCTTTTAGCTGATCTTGTACCCGCAATCGAACAAACCGCAAGCTTGGTACAAGAAGTATCTGCTGCCTCACAAGAACAATCTGCCAGCGTTGGTCAAATCAATCGCGCTATGAATCAAGTTGATTCAGTTACTCAACGTAACGCTAGCGCCGCTGAAGAACTTGCTTCTACTTCAGCAGAAATGGCTGCCCAAGCTGAATCTTTACGCAGTATTGTTGATTTCTTTGTAGTCTCTGATGAAAGTACAAATTTACTGCAGCCTTCTCGAAGTTCTGCTTTATCTAATTCGCAGAGGGAAGAAGAATTTCCGAGTTAA
- a CDS encoding HEAT repeat domain-containing protein encodes MTNILLSTFFFVFATSTPPQFICDKVQKSLFWEFDGATLRADADGISLSAITLAKPMRTLPYNAGNSFIKLEFDDNLNNILDDDGSPLTKIIIKGKQVSYCYQRKCRAIGNLPFTVVAAFLYQQGAIIAGATPVPGLYYLNFSYPLSPAMMIGGRVYNLCSTSNKIWALVEYNNDITLVTLNNDTLDASIDSPKKPQNIVNSSENNGNSEIDHLASIRIYRFGEALLSAINHSVLPATSLASAFTMAAKNHLPELEAMLIVALNSQQSNIKSLAASIIAKENNTKATERLKKLSIDTVSEVRRAALDAIAKVSTQLPREITIQRLQFFKNDQQQDIAWKARDLLMPLAPELALLDAPTEYKIDAVTILLARCKQNGENSIKVALRILQKDDDDAVRSAANTLIECDSQ; translated from the coding sequence ATGACTAATATTTTATTATCAACCTTTTTTTTCGTATTTGCAACATCGACCCCGCCGCAATTTATTTGTGATAAAGTACAAAAATCTTTGTTTTGGGAATTTGATGGCGCCACTTTACGCGCTGATGCAGATGGAATTTCATTATCTGCGATCACTCTTGCAAAACCAATGCGTACTTTGCCTTATAATGCCGGAAATTCATTTATTAAGCTCGAATTTGATGATAACTTAAACAATATTCTTGATGATGATGGTTCTCCTCTTACAAAAATAATAATTAAAGGAAAACAAGTAAGCTATTGTTATCAACGCAAATGTAGAGCAATAGGTAATCTACCTTTTACTGTCGTTGCGGCATTTTTATATCAACAGGGCGCTATTATTGCTGGGGCCACTCCTGTACCTGGACTCTACTATTTAAATTTTTCTTATCCACTTTCACCTGCTATGATGATTGGTGGTCGGGTGTATAATTTATGTTCAACATCTAATAAAATATGGGCATTAGTAGAGTACAATAATGATATTACATTGGTCACCCTTAACAACGATACTCTTGATGCTTCAATAGATAGCCCTAAAAAACCCCAAAATATTGTAAATTCTTCAGAGAATAACGGAAATTCAGAGATAGACCATTTAGCATCCATCCGTATATATAGATTTGGTGAAGCTTTATTATCCGCAATTAATCATTCAGTATTACCGGCAACCTCATTAGCAAGTGCCTTTACGATGGCTGCTAAAAATCATCTTCCTGAATTAGAGGCTATGCTTATTGTCGCCTTAAATAGTCAGCAATCAAATATAAAATCACTTGCAGCTAGTATCATCGCAAAAGAAAACAATACTAAAGCCACCGAAAGATTAAAAAAACTTTCAATTGATACTGTAAGTGAAGTGCGCCGTGCAGCTCTCGATGCTATCGCTAAAGTATCAACTCAATTACCGCGTGAAATCACGATACAACGACTGCAGTTTTTTAAAAATGACCAACAACAAGATATTGCATGGAAAGCTCGCGACTTATTAATGCCTTTAGCTCCTGAACTGGCTCTACTTGATGCACCAACCGAGTATAAAATTGATGCTGTAACCATCTTGTTAGCGCGCTGCAAACAAAACGGCGAAAATTCTATAAAAGTCGCTCTTCGTATATTACAAAAAGATGATGACGATGCTGTTCGTAGTGCGGCAAATACACTGATAGAATGTGATAGCCAATAA
- a CDS encoding PilZ domain-containing protein → MMTSEHHRKNERAALDLYVNKIVGDEPHLVRIRDISESGVYFYKLLEPEINSSEFVGLEMKLPNSEEVIWAVGEVVRLDKRNDNDGTAVRFVRISESDRRIISDYIISAGASATCAA, encoded by the coding sequence ATGATGACGAGTGAACACCACCGAAAAAATGAGAGAGCAGCACTCGATCTGTATGTAAATAAAATTGTTGGTGACGAGCCACACTTAGTTCGGATTCGAGATATTTCAGAAAGTGGCGTATATTTTTATAAATTGCTTGAACCAGAAATAAATAGTTCAGAGTTTGTTGGTCTTGAAATGAAATTGCCAAATTCTGAAGAAGTTATTTGGGCAGTAGGTGAAGTTGTGCGATTAGATAAACGCAATGACAATGATGGTACTGCGGTACGTTTTGTGCGTATCTCAGAATCTGATCGTAGAATTATTTCAGATTACATAATTTCTGCTGGAGCTAGCGCAACTTGCGCAGCGTAG
- a CDS encoding MATE family efflux transporter, translated as MSCATNRLGDPASMGALLTIALPLMVSQACDTLMIFIDRQFLSQLGPHYMSAAMVGGLSAFMFITFFVGLIGYTNALVAQYLGAGQVNKCGLAVTQSLIIAVAAYPIVLACIPIGYKLFDLFNLPAEQIAPQRTYFVILMFGSVFSLLRHTFSSFFSGIGRTRIVMASTAISLLVNVVCAYLLIFGKLGFPALGIAGAAIGSIVATITGLAILLIAYFHHQQREQFGTVSNMRFNRKVMKNLCKFGSPAGFEFLLNLSAFNLLVMTFHSQGAHVAAAATVAFSWDMVSFIPMIGVNIAVTSLVGRSMGANNPDDAQRVVKSGLKIVSVYAAILLFLCSLFPDALTKVFLSPSETNAYSLSVFLVRLISVYILADAIGLVFSGALRGAGDTFVTMCISVSGHWLLLLVTFVLFNVFNTTPKTTWIALVILIWIIASSLYLRYRSGKWRLLRVIEAQHSAGNVIA; from the coding sequence ATGTCTTGTGCAACGAATCGTCTTGGTGACCCAGCCAGCATGGGTGCTTTGCTTACTATTGCGCTACCGTTAATGGTCTCACAAGCTTGTGATACCTTAATGATTTTTATCGATCGACAGTTTTTATCACAACTAGGCCCCCACTATATGAGTGCAGCAATGGTTGGTGGCCTTAGTGCATTCATGTTTATTACATTCTTTGTGGGTTTAATCGGTTATACTAATGCGTTAGTAGCACAATATTTAGGCGCAGGTCAGGTAAACAAATGTGGTTTAGCAGTCACCCAATCATTAATAATCGCAGTTGCAGCATATCCAATTGTTTTAGCTTGCATTCCCATTGGTTATAAACTGTTCGATCTCTTTAATCTGCCAGCTGAACAAATTGCACCACAACGTACTTATTTTGTTATTCTAATGTTTGGCTCAGTTTTTAGTCTGCTACGTCATACCTTCAGTTCTTTTTTTAGTGGTATCGGTCGCACCCGTATTGTCATGGCCTCAACTGCAATCAGTTTGCTGGTAAATGTTGTCTGCGCTTATTTGCTTATTTTTGGCAAACTGGGATTTCCGGCATTAGGTATTGCTGGCGCCGCCATTGGTTCGATTGTCGCAACAATTACCGGGCTTGCGATATTATTAATAGCTTACTTTCACCATCAACAACGTGAACAGTTTGGTACAGTTTCAAACATGCGCTTTAATCGCAAGGTTATGAAAAATCTATGCAAGTTTGGCTCACCGGCGGGTTTTGAGTTTTTACTTAATTTAAGCGCATTTAACTTGCTGGTAATGACTTTTCACTCGCAAGGCGCTCATGTAGCCGCCGCTGCAACGGTTGCGTTTAGTTGGGATATGGTTTCATTTATCCCCATGATCGGGGTCAATATAGCGGTTACCAGTTTGGTTGGACGCAGTATGGGGGCAAATAATCCCGACGATGCACAACGTGTTGTTAAATCAGGCCTTAAAATAGTTTCAGTATATGCAGCTATTTTATTATTTTTATGCAGCTTATTCCCTGATGCGCTTACTAAAGTATTTCTATCACCAAGTGAAACTAATGCTTACAGCCTCTCCGTTTTTTTGGTGCGCTTGATTAGTGTTTATATTCTTGCTGATGCAATAGGTTTAGTTTTTAGCGGTGCTCTACGTGGCGCCGGAGATACTTTTGTTACTATGTGTATTTCGGTAAGCGGCCATTGGCTACTTTTGCTTGTAACTTTTGTATTATTTAATGTGTTTAATACAACCCCCAAAACCACATGGATAGCTTTAGTAATACTGATTTGGATAATAGCCTCTTCATTATATTTACGCTATCGTAGCGGCAAATGGCGCCTATTAAGGGTAATAGAAGCACAACACTCAGCAGGTAATGTTATCGCGTAA